The stretch of DNA GAAATAGCTTAACATCTATACTTAGATTAGATATGATGGGGCCTGTGATGAGGCGTAGCAGGTCCGAAGCCCCCTTGTGGATGAGCTGTGGGGGCTTGTGTGGCTACCGCGCGGGCCAGAGGCCCCAGGCGCCTCCACCTCGGCCCTGAGCAGGCTACTGAAGTGTAGAATATTGCAGAATGAATTATCCAGACCATTATAACCTCCGGAAAATAGTTTAAATACGGGAGTTTTGGAGGTGAGGATGAAGTGGCCAACTCTAGTGTTGAGCTGAGGGTGAGTGAGGCCTATCCCAGGGATGTTGGGAGGAAGATAGTCCGTATAGACCGTCAGACAGCTGCTAGGCTCGGGGTTGAGGTCGGTGACTTCGTTAAAGTATCAAAGGGTGATAGGAGTGTGGTAGCGGTTGTCTGGCCTTTGAGGCCGGACGACGAGGGTAGAGGCATAATAAGGATGGACGGATATCTCAGGGCAGCCCTAGGAGTGACGGTGGGGGATACAGTCACTGTTGAGAAGGCTGAGAAGGTTGAGCCAGCATCGAAGGTTGTTCTCGCGCCTACAGAGCCTATTAGGTTTGGGAGAGACTTTGTGGAGTACGTTAAGGAGTTTCTCCTGAGGAAGCCTATTAGCAGGGGGGAGACCATAATCGTACCTGTTCTCGAAGGCCTTCCCCTGGTCGTCGTCTCCACCCAGCCAGCCCACTTCGTCTATGTGACGGAGGCTACCGAGGTTGAGATCAGGGAGAAGCCTGTTAGGGAAGAGATAGAGAGGCTGAGGGGTGTTCCCAAGGTAACGTGGGAGGATATAGGCGATCTCGAGGAGGCTAAGGAGAGGATTAGGGAGATAGTGGAGCTCCCTATGAAGCACCCCGAGATATTCAAACACCTGGGCATCGAGCCTCCGAAGGGTATTCTGCTGTATGGCCCGCCGGGCACCGGTAAGACGCTGCTGGCCAAGGCGTTGGCGAACGAGATTGGAGCCTACTTTATCTCCATCAACGGGCCGGAGATTATGAGCAAGTATTACGGCGAGAGCGAGCAGCGGCTCAGGGAGATCTTTAAGGAGGCGGAGGAGAACGCCCCCAGCATTATCTTCATCGACGAGATTGACGCGATAGCCCCGAAGAGGGAGGAGGTTACAGGGGAGGTTGAGAAGAGGGTTGTGGCACAGCTTCTCACACTCATGGATGGATTGAAGGAGAGGGGGAGGGTTATAGTCATAGGCGCGACGAACAGGCCTGACGCCATAGACCCGGCTCTGAGGAGGCCTGGAAGGTTCGACAGGGAGATTGAGATACGGCCTCCCGATAAGAGGGCTAGAGCCGAGATTCTGAAGGTTCACACCCGGAACATGCCTCTCGCAGAGGACGTGGACCTTGACAAGCTAGCCGAGATGACCCATGGCTACACAGGAGCGGATCTCGCCGCTCTGGCGAAGGAGGCGGCCATGGCGGCTTTGAGAAGGTTCATACGGGAGGGGAAGATCAATTTTGAGGCCAAGGAGATTCCGGCAACCGTCCTCAAGGAGCTGAAGGTGACGATGAAAGACTTCATGGAGGCTATGAAGATGATAAGGCCTACGCTTATAAGGGAGATCTACGTCGAGGTTCCCGAGGTTAGGTGGAGTGATATAGGCGGCCTCGAGGAGGCTAAACAGGCTCTTCGAGAAGCTGTTGAGTGGCCTCTGAAGCACCCCGAGATATTTGAGAAGATGGGTATTAGGCCTCCTAGGGGTGTTCTCTTGTTCGGGCCTCCGGGTACTGGTAAGACGCTTCTGGCCAAGGCTGTGGCTACTGAGAGTGGGGCGAACTTCATAGCGGTGAGGGGCCCGGAGATACTCAGCAAGTGGGTAGGAGAAAGCGAAAGAGCTATTCGGAAGATCTTTGAGAGGGCCAGGCAGGCAGCCCCAGCCGTAGTGTTCTTCGACGAGATAGACGCCATAGCCCCTGCGAGGGGAGCTAGGTTCGACACCAGCGGTGTTACGGACAGAATTGTAAACCAAATGCTGGCTGAGATGGACGGGATACAGCCGCTCTCAAACGTCGTTGTCATAGGGGCGACGAACAGGCCTGACATACTGGACCCTGCACTACTGAGGCCAGGAAGGTTCGACAGGCTTATCTACGTGCCACCACCGGATAAGGAGGCTAGGAAGGAGATATTCAAGATACACACAAAAAAGGTGCCACTCGGAGAAGATGTTGACCTCGAGAAGCTCGCGGAGATGACGGAGGGCTACACAGGAGCCGATATAGAGGCGGTGGTTAGAGAGGCAGTTATGGCAAAACTTAGGGAGAAGCTAGAGGTCGGTAAAGTCGAAATGAGACACTTCCTAGAGGCGCTAAAGAAAGTGCCACCCAGTCTTACCAAGGAGGATATACTCCGGTATGAAAGGCTCGCAAAGGAGCTGAAGAAGCTGACGCTGGGATGACGCCCCCCAGAATTCGATCCACCCTCCCTATTCCTAAGTTTTTGTGATTAGCTCTCTTCCCCTCATGTAGCCCCAAGTCTTTGCGCTACATATTTTAGCAGACTGCGCATGACTCCATCCCCTCTTTATGGAGGCTAGAGGCCGGGGATTGTCTGACAGCTGTTTGTAGTGTGTGGCGCCGGGGGCGGGATTCGAACCCGCGCGCCCCTCGCGGGGCAACGGGTCTCAAGCCCGCCGCCTTGGGCCGCTCGGCCACCCCGGCACCCTCTAAATCTTAACATATCCTGACGGAGTTAATAGAGTCTCGTGCGAACCTCTATATCTCCTCTAGCCTATATATGGAGAATGTCGGGCCCGGTGAGTGGAGCTCGCACTCTGAGCCGTGGGAATGAAGATGGCCTGTGTTGCCGAGGGCCCTTAGCCTGTGGTGATAGTTTTTACCGTTATGTGGAGGGATGATGTTAACGAGGTAGTCTGAATAGCTGGGCGTGTTGAGGTTATCCCCGGCTGACCATGTTAGGCTGGAGGTAGGTGCTGCGAGCTTGGATGAATCTTTTGGCATCGTCGAGAGGATTGTTCGGGCAGGGTGTGCTAAGGGCTGCTCGTGGTATGTAGTCGGGTCTGTGTATGTTAGGCCAGACAGGGTTTTCTCGAGGCTTGTTAAGGCTCTGGAGGATGAGGGGGCTCTGCTGCATTATGTTGATGAGGTTGAGAGGAGGATTGTCTTTAAAATAGGGTTTAGGGGTCTAGCTAAGCTCGCGGGGCTCATAGCTTTGTCGTCAAGGGCAGTCTCCCTCGAGCTTAAGGCTTCCTGCAGAATAGCCGGCTGGGCGGAGGCTCTCGAATGTATTATGGATAAGTACAGGGTATTCAAGCGTGATAGGGAATCCGGCACTGTGGTGGCATACGGTGTCGTGGGAGGCCGTATTGTCGAGGCTGAGGTCAAGGGAAGCCGGCTCCACCTTAAGATAGGGAGGAGGTTCGGAGGCTCTCTCCGCTCGGCCCCGCCCCAGGGCCTATTCAGGATGTCCCTAGAGGAGGTTCTAGAGCTGATGGGGCATGGTGGAGGCTAGCTTCGGCTATGAGGATTTCATAGTGAGGATGGCTACAGGCCTGCTCGTAGGAGCACTTATTGGTATTGAGAGGGAGAGGGCCCAGCTTGTTGGGAAGAGCGAGAAGTCGGGCAGCATACCGGGCTTCAGAAGCATGGGGTTCATGGGCCTCTACGGCAGCGCCACGGGATACGTAAGCTCCTACACAGCCTCCCAGTATGGGGTCGTGTTCGCGGCCCTAATAGCAGGCCTGGGCGCGGCAACGATAACGCTGTTGACTCTCCTCTTCGCATACACTAGAATGATAAGGCTAAGGGCAATGGGGTTCACCACATATGTGGTTATTCTTCTAACATTCGTTGCAGGCCTTATGAGTGGGATGGGCCTCATCCTAGAGGGGGTAGCGGTAGGTGTAATAGGGGGCCTTCTTCTAGCCTCAAAATATCCCGTGGTCAGGATGACCAGGTCGGTCAGCTACTCCGAGCTAATAGCCCTCATGGAGGTTGCCGCTCTCATACTAGTGCTAGGACCGGCGGTTTACTATGCGGGCGGCTATATACCCTTCATCGACGTTTTCCAGGTTTACATATTCTTCACCGCAATAGTTGCAGTAAGCTTCACAAGCTACATTGCATCGAGAATCTGGGGGGTCAGAGGGTTTGTTACAAGCATAATTCTCGGTAGCATTGTAAACAGCGAGGCGGTGGTGGCCAGCATAGCCTCGAGGCGGGACATCGACCGGGGCGTTGTTTTCCAAGCAGTCGTAGCTGCTCTGAGTGTAATGCAGCTTAGAATAGCTGGGCTAGGCCTCCTAGCTTTACTAGTGGGGGGAGGTTTCCCCCAGGGGGAGGTAGTCCTCCACTTCAGGGACAACATCCTGCCCTGGCTTATACTCCTAGCACTTATGACTATAGCCTCAATAGTCGCTTGGGCGTCCACATTAGCATTGGAGAAGGTAGAGAACAAGGGGGTAATTCCGGGCACGCCGCTGCAGTGGGGTGTGGCGGTCAGGGGGGCTGTCGCGTTCTTACTGCTCACACTACTGTTCGACGCCGCTTCCAGGGCATTGTCAGGCTATACTGGCAACATCGCATTCCTAACACTGTCAATAATAGGGGGCTTTATAAGCGCCAACGCAACTCTACTCTCCCTCGCAGGCCTGCTAACGAGGCTCGGAGCCGACACTTTCACGGTAGGAATTCTGGGTATAGCGCTGGGGGCCACCTTTAACAAGATACTCTACACGAGGGCTGTCGGAGCACCCCCCGAGACGGTAAAGGAGATTACCAAGGCCACCGCCTTGATGAGCCTGCTACCAGTCTTCTTCCTAATCTTATTCTGGTTGCTGCTGCAAACCCCGACAGGCTAAATCTCCCACTCCTGCATCCTCAAAACTCTCGCTCCCCAAAGAATATCTCGGGTGTTGATTGATGCCGCAGAGGGGCTTTATCAGGGTTAAGGATGGAGTGAATCCTGAGGACCTAGCTATCACTCTGGTTGTAGAATGCAAGGAGCGGGGAAGGGTAAGGCTCAGGGCCGTGGGCAGCGAGGTATGCACACTCTTCGAATCTCTTAGGATAGCACAGGAAACTTTGGGAAGGCAACTCAAGATACAAATTTTAGACATTAAACCGAACTTCTCCGGCCCCACTAGAGAAACGGAGATTGTCGTTGAAGCTTCGCTGGATGAATAGCGTTTCCAAATCCTACCCCGGCGGCCCCCACCCAAGCTCCTAGACCCGGAAGTCAACTATTGAAGAGCGGGGGCTCAGCAGTCTTCCTTAGCACCTCGGTATTACACACCCTTCTACCACTCAATCCCGAGGCTCCTTTAGTCTGATCGGTGCCGGATTGGGGGTTTAGGCTAGCTGTAGCTGCGACCCCTCTCCGATGATGGGTGGGGTAGCTGTAATGCCGGGCGGCGTCAACGCTGTATATATGGGTCTCTGCTACAACTGCGGAGGCAATATAGATGAGGATAGGCTAGAGAAGGGTCTACCCTGTGCTAGATGCCTCCCCTCGCCTCCACGCAGGGCCACGCCCCTCACAGTCTACAGAGCCCTTAAGAAGGCGGGCACCCTGGGGGCGTACTCGTGGGAGTACCTGAGTATTAGGGAGGTAGAGAGGTTTGAAGCGTACTTTGCGGCGAAGAGTGGGAGCCGCCTCTGGTCAGCTCAGAGGAGCTGGGCCAAGAGGCTGGTTAAGGGAGATAGCTTCGCGATAATAGCCCCCACGGGCGTTGGAAAAAGCACGCTTCTCACCGTTTACGCGGCCTACGTAGCTGCCGTCAAGAGGGGGCGCGTCCTATACCTGGTCCCCACGGAGAACCTTGTCCGCCAGGTTTACGCCAAGCTAGACCAGGTCGAGCCGGGGATAGCTACTGCCTACTATTCTCGAATGCCGGCGAAGGCGAGAGAGTCGAGTCTCGAGAAGATCGCTAGCGGTGGGGCGAGGCTAATCGTTGCAACAACAGGCTTCTTATCTCGCCGGTTCGACCTCCTACACCCCCAGTACAAGTTCGATCTGGCCATAGTGGACGATGTTGACAGCCTCCTCAGGAACAGTAGAAACGTTGAGCGGATACTCCTTCTAACAGGATTCTCTGAGGAGACGGTTGAAGCTGCCCACAGCCTTGTCAAAGCAAGGCTGAAGCTCTACCGAGCCCTACACAGCGGGGCTAGCGAGTCTATCGTCTCGAGGCTTGAACAGGAGATAGCGCAGCTGGAGGCCCGGCTCAGGCTGAGCCTCTCTGAAGCTTCTCCCGGTCAGCTGGTTATAGCCAGTGCCACGGGGAGGCCTAGGGGGGTTAAACATCTTCTGTTCAAGGAGTTGCTGGGGTTTGAGGTGGGCGGTGGAAGCGACTATCTGAGGAACATAGTTGACGCTTACGTCGTTGACAGTGATCCTGTAGGGAGAACCGCGGAGATTGTGTCAGCACTCGGAGACGGTGTCATAGTGTTTGTTAGCCAGAGGCTGGGTAAGGACGTTGCCAGGGCTATAGCGGGCAGGCTAGAGGGGATGGGCGTCTCAACAGCCCTAGCTCTAACCGGGGCTAGGCGGCCGGTGGAGGCTTTTGCAAGGGGCGAAGCCCGGGTTCTCATAGGAATGGCTAGCCGGTACGGAGTTATAGTCAGGGGCCTCGACCTCCCGGAGAGGTCGAAATACGCGGTCTTCCTGGGAGCACCCTCGGCAAAGACGCATCTCCTCGAGGCCCTCTACTCCCCTAGGAGGATGCTAGCCTTCCTATCCATAGCCCAGGAGAAGGGGGTTGAGTGGGCTGGCGAGGCCTTTAGGAGGCTCTCACGCCTTTTAGAGAAGGTTATCGACACTAGCATAGTATCACTTGCAGCCCGGGGAAAGCTGGAGGCTCAGGGGCCGGCTGGCGAGGCTGCCGGGATAATTAGTGAGACGGCGCCCAGGCTTGTAGATTGGCTGGTCGCGGAGGCCAGGCTCCAGGGTGGTCTACTGAGGGTGGGCGGGCTGGTGGTTGACGCTAGAGGCCCCATTCCCTACCTTGTAGTGCCCGATGCTCCAACCTATATCCAGGCCTCAGGCAGGGTTAGCAGGCTGTATAGGGGTGTTATGACGAGGGGGCTGAGTATAGTTGTCGACGAGGCTCCGGAGTACGTGGAGGCTTTGGGCGAGAGGCTCAAGTGGACGACTAGCTCCCGACTCCGGCCTCTCAGCGAGGTGGACATGGAGAAGCTCAGGAGGGAGATAGAGGAGTCGAGGAGGGGGAAGGGCAGGAGGGTTAGGGTGAAGACGACTCTCCTGGTCGTCGAGTCTCCCACGAAGGCCAGAACCATAGCCTGGTTCTGGGGTAGGCCGGGCAAGAGGAGGATTGGCCGCAGCGTAATCTATGAGGCCAGCGTGAGCGATCCCGAGACCGGGGACGTCCATATACTCCAGATAACGAGCACGAGGGGCCACTTAACCGATTTGACTACAGACAGCGTGGGCAGCAAGTATGGTGTTGATGAGGATGGAGGCGGGTACAGGGCCTACTACTCAACTATAAAACGCTGTCTCGACTGCGGAGCCCAGCACACATCATCCTCCCCCTTCTGCCCACGCTGCGGCAGCCCGAGGCAGGTTGACTCTAAGAGCGTTGTAGAGATACTCAGGAAGCTTGCGAGCGAAGTGGATGAGATAGTGATAGCAACAGACCCCGACAGGGAGGGGGAGAAGATTGCATGGGACGTGTTCCTTGCAGTCAGGCCTTACAACCCCAACGTCAGGAGAGGCAGGTTCCACGAGGTCACACCAAGAGCAGTTATAGAGGCTCTGAGGAGCGGGGAAAGCGTGGAAAAGAGCCTTATAGAGGCTCAGAAGGTCAGGAGGATAGTAGACAGGTGGATAGGATTCCACCTGTCCACACACCTCAAGCTTAAGTTCTCTAAGCCCTGGCTTGGCGCGGGAAGAGTCCAGACTCCAGTGCTGGGGTGGATAGTTGATAGGTACCGTGAGTGGCAGGACACTAGAGGATACCTGGTGATATTCAAACTGTCCTCTGGAGGGAGGACCTCGTACTTCACCCAAAATCGGCTGGAGGTCGAGAACCTTAAAAGGGTGGAGTGGCTGGAGGTCGTCGACATTGCTGGGAAGACGGAAGAGAGAAACCCGCCGCCCCCCTACACGACGGACGAGTACCTATACGACGCGAGTAGAAAACTCGGTCTAAGCGCGGGGCTGGCGATGAAGATAGCCCAGGACCTCTTCGAGTCGGGACTCATCACGTACCATAGGACAGACTCTACCAGGGTCAGCCCCACTGGTGTCAAGCTTGCACTCGAGTACCTTGCCTCCAGGGGTCTTGAGGGCGAAGCCCAGCCCCGAGGATGGGGTGAGGGGGGCGCCCACGAGGCTATAAGGCCTGTCAGGCCTATCGACGCCCAGGATCTCGAGAGGGCTGTCCTATCAGGCTCCATAAGAATTCCGATCAGGCTTACTAGACTCCACATCAGGGTCTACGACATGATATTCAGGAGGTTTATAGCAAGCCAGATGAAGCCAGCCACTCTCGATATTGTCGAGGCTACTCTCCAGGCTGGGGAGACGGTGTTTAACCATGCGGGCGTAGCCAGGGTGAGGGGAGGATATGCCCTTGTGAACCCGCCCCGCGTTGAGGAGTGGCTGGCCCGCCTGTCTCCCGGTGATAGGATCGATGTGGAGGATGTTCTGGTTGTGAAGTCCAGCCTGAAGAGGCTATACAGGGCTGGCGATATAGTCAAGATGATGAGGGAGCATGGCATAGGGAGGCCGAGCACCTACGCGAAGGCTATAGAGCAGAACAGGAGGCACGGGTATGTGATCGAGAGTAAGAAGATGAGATACCTCATACCAACAAAAACTGGTGTGTCAATCTACGACTACCTATCCAACGGATTCAAGAAGCTGGTATCGGTTGACACGACTAGGAGGCTTGAGGAGGCTCTGGAGAGGGTTGAAAAGGGTGTTGAGAAGCCTGAGGCCGTGCTAGCCAGCGTGTGGAGGATGGTGGACGAGGCTGTCAGCCTACACGCTGCAACCGGAGATGTAATGGGCCAGTCTGAGGCTTAATACCACGGCCAGCAAACTCGGGAAAAACTGGTGCCTCCCCTATTGGGGTTCGAAGTCAACGCCTCAGCCCTCTCCAAAAGGTTTGGGCAGCGCTATGCATACCGAAACGTGGAATTCACTTTCACATCAGGCATACTAGGCGTGCTTGGACCGAATGGGGCTGGTAAGACCACCCTGCTCAAGACAATATTGGGATTAGTGAAGCCCAGTGCCGGAGAGATATTGGTGGAAGGTGTAAACCCCCGTAGCCCCGGGTTCGAGAAGCTTTTGCCGAGGATAGGATACGTGCCAGAACTGCCTGTAGTTCCTCTCTGGACGACCCCCTGCATCCTCCTCGAAACCCTTGCCAGGCTAGAAGGGTACACGAGTGTGGAGGCTAGGGTGAGGGCGAGAGAGGCTCTGGAGGTTGTCGGGCTTGCGGGCGAGTGTGAGACACCGATAGGAAAGTTAAGCAAGGGTGCTAGGAAGAGGGTGCTGGTGGCCCAGGCGTTTATAGGCGAGAGGGAGCTCCTTGTTCTCGACGAGCCTTACAGCGGGCTGGACCCCGAGTGGGTATATAGGGTTAGAGAGCTTCTGAGGACGGTGGCTAGAGAGGGTGCTACGGTCATAGTATCCAGCCACATTCTAAGGGAGCTGGAGGATATAGCCACCCATGTTCTAGTCCTCAAAACAGACCAGCTATTCTACGGGAGCATTGAAGAGCTCAGGGCTTGGCTCTCGGGCACTCCCCGGATCATACTTTCGGTGGCGGAGCCTGAGAGGGCTGTTGAGGTCCTAAGACGCGGAGGCTTCAACGCCTACACCATTAATAAGGGAGGCCAGTTAGTGGTAGCTGTGGAGGGGGCTGACGACCCGGCCAGGGTGCTTAGCCTGCTGCTCGCCGAGAATATCGAAATTAGTGAGTATAGGGTGGAAAAGGCGAGTCTCGAGGAGGCTTACCTAAAGCTGGTGGGTGCAGGCGATGGCCTGGGAGGAGGCTAAGGCAATACTATCTTACGAGGTCCTGAGGCTTGTAAAGCGTAAGGCAGTGGCGTTTATGGCGGCGATGGCCGTCCTGCCCGTGCTCGGAGCCCTAATCGCCGGCTTTATTGCCTCAAGGGAGATAGGTGGGGAGAGGCTGTGGGCCGTACTCATGGGTTTCGACATAGGAACGGGAGCCATGACGGGGCTCCTGGCCGCTGTAGGGGTTGCGGGGTGGGCGTGGCTCCTCGGCGTCGTTATAGGGGGTGACCTCTTCGCATCCGACATAAGGGATGGCTCTCTCCAGCTATTCATGCTGAGGCCGGCCAGAAGAGTCTACCCGATAGCAAAGATAGCTGCGGCAGGCCTTTTCTCAATAGCCTTTTACACAGTGGCATCATTGATAGTCCTCATATCCTCGATAATACTGGGAGGTTGGCAGAGAGACTGGTGGCTAGCTCCATTAACAGGCTTCATCCTAGGCGTCGGCCTCTACCCGGTCATACTCACCTCGAGCATATTTGGTATAGTCACCAGGAGCCCTATAGCCGGGATGATTTTGGGCGCCGCAGCCTATCTGCTAACGGGAATGGCGGTGAGCTTCGGCCTCTCAATAATACTGATAGTCGGAGGCATAGGCAACATTGAAGCCTGGATAAGCTTCATCGAGAAGGAAATCCTAGTGTCCGGCGCCATACCCTACCTAGCCGGAACTAACCTACCATCGATAATATACTATGCAGTCACACTGGGCAACAGTTTCACACCCATACCTCTGCCCGCCGTAGGCGGTAGCGGGCAGGTTACAATAACCCTGGAGCTCAAGCCCCTCGACGTACTCCCCCTTTACACTGCATCACTGGTGACAGGCACACTGGCACTGGCTACGATAAACCTGGCTCTGCTCAGGCGGCTTGAGGTATGACCACCGGGCGTTAGCGCCAGACATGTTTAATCTTGTTACTCCCCGGTTCCGGGCATTATAGCTTATAACCTTTTACCAATCGGAAGCATGTAGGCAGGGTTTATGGGTCTGGGCAATACCCCCGAGAAAGGAGGGGGCCTAGGAGCCCTTGAGTATACTTTTATTATGTTCAGCATGGCATCCTGCCTGCCACTTTTCTTCCTAGGCCCCATAGCCTTCAACCTCGGCCTCTCGCTTCAAGAGGCTCTACTGGCAGCACTGGTAGGAAACCTGGTAGTGGCAGTGGCAATGGCGCTCAACGGGCATGCAGGGATTAAGCACAAGATAGACTTTCCAGAGCAGGCCGTAAGAAGCCTAGGAGAGCTCACTGGCAAGGCGGCTGTGGTGATGAGAGGGCTAGTGGGTGCTATGTGGTTCGGGGTGGAAGCCTACAACGGCGCCCTAGCCCTAAACCTAATACTCCTCTTCGCCCTAGGGCTTACTGGAGCAGCGCTGCTGGAGAAGGCCACGGTCCTCATACCAGCAGCTCTAGTACTCTACCTTGGCTCCATGTATCTAGTCCTAAAGCTAGGGGTAAAGGGTATAGGGAAGGCTGCCACCCTCGCGGGACCCCTTCTGCTCCTCTACTTCGCATGGCTCTGGATCTGGATGAAGAACTCTGGGTTCCAGCCGTCCGAGGCACCCAAGGGTGTAGGCTTGCTAAGCTCAGCCTTCCTAATCTACCTGGCGATACAGACAAACTGGTGGGCGACCGTTGCGGTGAACATAAGCGACCTTTCCCGTGAGGCCAAGAGCTGGGGCGCCCTCTGGATCGGAGTCATGCTTGGCATGGTGGGAGGCCAGCTTATAGGTACCTACCTCAGCTACGAGCTAGTCTTGCTAACCGGGAAAACGCTACCGCAGGAGATCATAACAGAGTTCGCTCCAGGAGCTATAGCAGTCCTTCTAGGGCTGGCCTTCGCCTTTCTCGCACCCTGGACAACAGATCTAACGGCCAATCTACCCCCGATGATAGATATACTGAAAAGCATTTTCGGGATGAGCTGGAAGAGGGCCAGCCTCCTCTCGGCAGCGGCAGGCTTCGTGCTGGCTCCATGGTGGCTGCTGGACAACGCACCCCAGATAGTAGGCTATGTAACCTCCTTCGCAGCAAGCTACGGTGTAATACTAGGCCCGATACTCGGTGCACTCCTCGCAGCACACTGGGTAGGAGGCCTAAACAGGCCCCCCAACCCAAGTTACAAGCCAGTTATACTACCCACTACAGCCGGCCTACTAGCAGGCCTCATAGTCTCATACGCAATAGCCTACCCGCTGGGTATGGTAACCAGCGTCCTCGGAGTACCATTCCCGCAGGGGCCAATATGGTACGTGGGAGTCGCCGTGAGTGTGATTGCAGCCGCCCTGCTTCTCAAACTTGTCCCAGCTAAAGTTAAGTTCAAGAACGAGACGTAACGGTGTTCCAAGTTCCAAACTACCCTCTAAACCCACATGTTTTTAACCAAGCAAAAACAAGTCCCATGCTACTAAACAGTAGACGATAAATTCAAGCCGGATTTTTAGCTTCTGGTGCCGCCGCGGGGATTCGAACCCCGGACCACCCGGTCTTCAGCCGGGCGCTCTCCCGCTGAGCTACGGCGGCAGCTTATACCCACCGCTCTAGAATTCTGGCGGGAGGTTTTTAACCTTAAACGGGCTGGGAACAGTGATTCCCTCTTACCTACCCATGGGCCTCCTCCGCGTAGAGAACCATTGAACAGCCCTGTCCAAGTCCTCTCTTGTGAAGTCTGGCCAGAGCTTGTCTATGAAGTAAAGCTCGGCATACCTAGTTAGGAGGGGGAAGAAGCTGCTAAGCCTCTTTTCACCCCCCGTTCTTATTACCAGGTCTATCTCGTC from Aeropyrum pernix K1 encodes:
- a CDS encoding MgtC/SapB family protein → MVEASFGYEDFIVRMATGLLVGALIGIERERAQLVGKSEKSGSIPGFRSMGFMGLYGSATGYVSSYTASQYGVVFAALIAGLGAATITLLTLLFAYTRMIRLRAMGFTTYVVILLTFVAGLMSGMGLILEGVAVGVIGGLLLASKYPVVRMTRSVSYSELIALMEVAALILVLGPAVYYAGGYIPFIDVFQVYIFFTAIVAVSFTSYIASRIWGVRGFVTSIILGSIVNSEAVVASIASRRDIDRGVVFQAVVAALSVMQLRIAGLGLLALLVGGGFPQGEVVLHFRDNILPWLILLALMTIASIVAWASTLALEKVENKGVIPGTPLQWGVAVRGAVAFLLLTLLFDAASRALSGYTGNIAFLTLSIIGGFISANATLLSLAGLLTRLGADTFTVGILGIALGATFNKILYTRAVGAPPETVKEITKATALMSLLPVFFLILFWLLLQTPTG
- a CDS encoding CDC48 family AAA ATPase — translated: MANSSVELRVSEAYPRDVGRKIVRIDRQTAARLGVEVGDFVKVSKGDRSVVAVVWPLRPDDEGRGIIRMDGYLRAALGVTVGDTVTVEKAEKVEPASKVVLAPTEPIRFGRDFVEYVKEFLLRKPISRGETIIVPVLEGLPLVVVSTQPAHFVYVTEATEVEIREKPVREEIERLRGVPKVTWEDIGDLEEAKERIREIVELPMKHPEIFKHLGIEPPKGILLYGPPGTGKTLLAKALANEIGAYFISINGPEIMSKYYGESEQRLREIFKEAEENAPSIIFIDEIDAIAPKREEVTGEVEKRVVAQLLTLMDGLKERGRVIVIGATNRPDAIDPALRRPGRFDREIEIRPPDKRARAEILKVHTRNMPLAEDVDLDKLAEMTHGYTGADLAALAKEAAMAALRRFIREGKINFEAKEIPATVLKELKVTMKDFMEAMKMIRPTLIREIYVEVPEVRWSDIGGLEEAKQALREAVEWPLKHPEIFEKMGIRPPRGVLLFGPPGTGKTLLAKAVATESGANFIAVRGPEILSKWVGESERAIRKIFERARQAAPAVVFFDEIDAIAPARGARFDTSGVTDRIVNQMLAEMDGIQPLSNVVVIGATNRPDILDPALLRPGRFDRLIYVPPPDKEARKEIFKIHTKKVPLGEDVDLEKLAEMTEGYTGADIEAVVREAVMAKLREKLEVGKVEMRHFLEALKKVPPSLTKEDILRYERLAKELKKLTLG
- a CDS encoding ABC transporter ATP-binding protein, which codes for MGFEVNASALSKRFGQRYAYRNVEFTFTSGILGVLGPNGAGKTTLLKTILGLVKPSAGEILVEGVNPRSPGFEKLLPRIGYVPELPVVPLWTTPCILLETLARLEGYTSVEARVRAREALEVVGLAGECETPIGKLSKGARKRVLVAQAFIGERELLVLDEPYSGLDPEWVYRVRELLRTVAREGATVIVSSHILRELEDIATHVLVLKTDQLFYGSIEELRAWLSGTPRIILSVAEPERAVEVLRRGGFNAYTINKGGQLVVAVEGADDPARVLSLLLAENIEISEYRVEKASLEEAYLKLVGAGDGLGGG
- the rgy gene encoding reverse gyrase, with the protein product MPGGVNAVYMGLCYNCGGNIDEDRLEKGLPCARCLPSPPRRATPLTVYRALKKAGTLGAYSWEYLSIREVERFEAYFAAKSGSRLWSAQRSWAKRLVKGDSFAIIAPTGVGKSTLLTVYAAYVAAVKRGRVLYLVPTENLVRQVYAKLDQVEPGIATAYYSRMPAKARESSLEKIASGGARLIVATTGFLSRRFDLLHPQYKFDLAIVDDVDSLLRNSRNVERILLLTGFSEETVEAAHSLVKARLKLYRALHSGASESIVSRLEQEIAQLEARLRLSLSEASPGQLVIASATGRPRGVKHLLFKELLGFEVGGGSDYLRNIVDAYVVDSDPVGRTAEIVSALGDGVIVFVSQRLGKDVARAIAGRLEGMGVSTALALTGARRPVEAFARGEARVLIGMASRYGVIVRGLDLPERSKYAVFLGAPSAKTHLLEALYSPRRMLAFLSIAQEKGVEWAGEAFRRLSRLLEKVIDTSIVSLAARGKLEAQGPAGEAAGIISETAPRLVDWLVAEARLQGGLLRVGGLVVDARGPIPYLVVPDAPTYIQASGRVSRLYRGVMTRGLSIVVDEAPEYVEALGERLKWTTSSRLRPLSEVDMEKLRREIEESRRGKGRRVRVKTTLLVVESPTKARTIAWFWGRPGKRRIGRSVIYEASVSDPETGDVHILQITSTRGHLTDLTTDSVGSKYGVDEDGGGYRAYYSTIKRCLDCGAQHTSSSPFCPRCGSPRQVDSKSVVEILRKLASEVDEIVIATDPDREGEKIAWDVFLAVRPYNPNVRRGRFHEVTPRAVIEALRSGESVEKSLIEAQKVRRIVDRWIGFHLSTHLKLKFSKPWLGAGRVQTPVLGWIVDRYREWQDTRGYLVIFKLSSGGRTSYFTQNRLEVENLKRVEWLEVVDIAGKTEERNPPPPYTTDEYLYDASRKLGLSAGLAMKIAQDLFESGLITYHRTDSTRVSPTGVKLALEYLASRGLEGEAQPRGWGEGGAHEAIRPVRPIDAQDLERAVLSGSIRIPIRLTRLHIRVYDMIFRRFIASQMKPATLDIVEATLQAGETVFNHAGVARVRGGYALVNPPRVEEWLARLSPGDRIDVEDVLVVKSSLKRLYRAGDIVKMMREHGIGRPSTYAKAIEQNRRHGYVIESKKMRYLIPTKTGVSIYDYLSNGFKKLVSVDTTRRLEEALERVEKGVEKPEAVLASVWRMVDEAVSLHAATGDVMGQSEA